One Xyrauchen texanus isolate HMW12.3.18 chromosome 34, RBS_HiC_50CHRs, whole genome shotgun sequence genomic window carries:
- the ccni gene encoding cyclin-I — translation MKFAEPMESRKLSSLLEKAVSREANMWKVYVPKKPTNQDTDISPEKRDEAVRWLRDVHSQLKLYPETLCLAINILDCFLSTIKARPKYLRCIAISCFFLAVKFSEEDERIPSLRELASSSRCGCSPSEILRMERIVLDKLNWDLHFTTALDFLYIFHAMVLSCKSGRLNAVWLGLNPSQHMALLTQQLFHCLAHTAVLQMRGSLLSLALITLELEKLCPDWFALTVDLLHKAQINSSQLIGCRELVARCLSTHTASLPPNTVYICHSLLPRNGGALSTWQDSPFPTAPGCDPHQHSDPNTNHTHSCTKLRLHCKSSTKRKVEHMEVDEYFDGIKRLYNEESPQEGMLPCSSETVGGGQGLSCRPPVIQQNAGSSPCPPLQPVRET, via the exons ATGAAGTTTGCCGAGCCCATGGAGAGCCGGAAGCTGTCATCTCTTCTGGAGAAGGCAGTTTCTAGGGAAGCCAATATGTGGAAGGTTTACGTGCCAAAGAAACCTACCAACCAG GATACAGATATTTCCCCTGAAAAGCGTGATGAGGCCGTCCGGTGGTTGAGGGATGTGCATTCCCAGCTCAAACTTTATCCAGAGACCCTCTGCCTGGCCATCAACATCCTGGACTGCTTTCTATCCACCATTAAG gcCCGTCCAAAGTACCTGCGCTGCATCGCCATCTCTTGTTTCTTCCTGGCTGTTAAGTTCAGTGAGGAAGATGAG cggATCCCGTCTCTGAGAGAGCTGGCCTCCAGCAGCAGATGTGGCTGTTCTCCATCAGAGATCTTGCGAATGGAGAGGATTGTTCTGGATAAGCTGAACTGGGACCTGCATTTCACCACTGCACTGGATTTTCTTTACATC TTCCATGCGATGGTGCTGAGCTGTAAGTCTGGGCGTCTGAACGCGGTGTGGTTGGGTCTGAACCCATCACAGCACATGGCTCTGCTCACCCAACAGCTCTTCCACTGTCTGGCCCATACTGCAGTGCTGCAGATGCGCGGCTCGTTGCTCTCCCTCGCACTCATCACGCTGGAACTGGAGAAACTCTGTCCTGATTGGTTCGCTCTCACTGTTGACCTGCTGCACAAAGCACAG aTCAACAGTTCTCAGCTAATTGGCTGTCGAGAGCTGGTTGCACGTTGCCTGTCCACACACACGGCTTCCCTGCCTCCTAACACTGTGTACATCTGTCATTCCCTGCTGCCTCGCAACGGGGGAGCCCTGTCCACCTGGCAAGACTCCCCCTTTCCGACCGCACCGGGCTGTGACCCTCACCAACACTCTGACCCCAACACAAACCACACCCACTCATGCACCAAGCTTCGGCTTCACTGCAAGTCCTCGACCAAGCGGAAGGTGGAACACATGGAGGTGGATGAGTATTTTGATGGGATCAAGCGTCTGTACAACGAGGAGAGTCCCCAAGAGGGGATGCTTCCGTGCAGTAGCGAAACGGTTGGAGGAGGGCAGGGTTTGAGCTGCAGACCACCTGTGATACAGCAGAATGCTGGCTCCTCCCCCTGCCCGCCTCTCCAACCTGTCAGGGAAACCTAG
- the LOC127627792 gene encoding ankyrin repeat domain-containing protein SOWAHB-like produces MATDFTQESIRRFLLNNGGQVRNADLLTHYKRFLREDEQRELNRELFKKYVNSVATVRQEEGVSLVVLRKKYRVHLGDIAKNQELERRKDRDAIQVVSKKQELKQQAALPISTFDTGVEILPAAGIVTTTINNNNNNKDSTPNFEKAAKTLSPNVRKQPVVSIPYVEQAPYDTCPLKPAPSDTDSRSSGSGQSFEQPWELKASELEHNIVHTTKLRQLREADGCEQSFVTPSHYEVRVSPPPERTSLGTNTLDVNSYKHFQRKHSEEPVAKAWPSHTPFGQSHMSSSTSCLLDHPIAPYTQAGLSQSNDSLLRPNPPLTHASEAYLQLRPPSSLSSSHDSLSIPSPSSLPPDTGWPQGFGREDWPSDDTVKYQGLAGQDGNDVRAFMRQSQEARLLSQLHQPCRKITPLHHSTGHLEDQDSRVSPRSASPEAHYGPIARRLSSRLKSRMCRSLGEDLDQSFPEDANSARCNRLQLLSSTLSIGNLVSSSSSKGRSSRDLSSPAGSTRSLGTPGHDGSFSNKQSSVPLEPREHDWFVKAASGTWTDIYTLFREDPILLSKRDFISGFTIVHWIAKHGDHRVLNTLFYGVDKVGMNLDVDAQTSCGYTPLHLAAIHGHKKLIRLLVQKFKADMRIRDSSGKRPWQYLSKDDNREILELLGAPEKIMGRSPGMQGSAVGLPTRPATATVNVKRHTSIAALFKHKSHLRVTSSSEDL; encoded by the coding sequence ATGGCCACCGACTTCACACAGGAGTCTATTCGGCGTTTCCTTCTCAACAACGGCGGGCAGGTGCGAAACGCGGATTTACTGACACACTACAAGCGGTTTCTGAGGGAGGACGAGCAGAGAGAGCTAAACCGCGAGTTATTTAAGAAGTATGTGAACTCCGTGGCCACGGTGAGGCAGGAGGAAGGGGTGTCTCTTGTTGTGCTAAGGAAAAAATACCGTGTACACCTCGGAGACATCGCCAAGAATCAGGAGCTCGAGAGAAGGAAAGACCGAGATGCTATACAAGTGGTGAGTAAGAAGCAAGAACTTAAACAACAAGCTGCTTTGCCTATCTCAACTTTTGACACTGGTGTTGAAATCTTGCCAGCTGCTGGTATTGTAACCACCACtattaacaacaataacaacaacaaagatTCTACTCCCAATTTTGAGAAAGCTGCCAAAACTTTGTCACCGAATGTGAGGAAACAACCCGTTGTATCCATTCCCTATGTAGAACAGGCACCTTACGACACCTGCCCTTTGAAACCAGCCCCATCTGACACTGACAGTCGCTCAAGTGGGAGCGGTCAGAGCTTTGAACAGCCATGGGAGTTGAAAGCATCCGAGCTGGAACACAACATTGTTCACACGACCAAACTGAGACAATTAAGGGAAGCAGATGGCTGCGAGCAGTCCTTTGTTACCCCTAGCCATTATGAAGTTAGAGTGTCGCCTCCACCTGAAAGAACAAGTTTGGGCACAAACACATTGGACGTTAACTCTTATAAACACTTTCAGAGGAAGCATTCAGAGGAGCCTGTCGCCAAAGCATGGCCTTCGCACACACCCTTCGGACAGTCTCATATGTCCAGCTCTACGTCTTGTCTGTTGGACCACCCTATTGCCCCATACACCCAAGCAGGTTTGAGTCAAAGCAATGACAGTCTGTTACGACCAAACCCCCCTCTGACCCATGCAAGCGAAGCGTACCTGCAGCTACGCCCCCCTTCAAGTCTTTCCTCAAGTCACGACAGCCTCTCAATCCCGTCCCCTTCCTCTCTTCCACCTGACACTGGTTGGCCGCAAGGCTTTGGGCGGGAAGATTGGCCCAGCGATGATACCGTGAAGTATCAAGGCCTCGCAGGACAAGATGGTAACGATGTACGTGCCTTCATGCGTCAATCCCAGGAGGCAAGGTTGTTGTCGCAACTCCATCAACCATGTCGCAAGATCACACCGCTGCACCATTCCACCGGTCACCTTGAAGACCAGGACTCAAGGGTGTCTCCACGGAGCGCTTCACCGGAGGCCCATTACGGACCAATTGCCCGCCGGTTGAGTTCTCGTCTAAAAAGTCGGATGTGTCGGAGTCTCGGAGAAGATTTGGATCAGTCGTTCCCAGAGGATGCCAATTCGGCACGGTGCAACCGTCTCCAGTTGTTGTCTTCGACTCTCAGCATTGGCAATCTAGTTTCCTCGTCTTCCAGCAAAGGACGAAGTTCTCGAGATCTTTCCTCACCTGCTGGGTCAACACGAAGTCTGGGGACTCCCGGGCATGATGGGTCCTTCAGCAACAAACAGTCTTCGGTTCCTCTTGAGCCCAGAGAACACGATTGGTTCGTTAAAGCAGCATCAGGCACATGGACTGACATCTACACCCTCTTCCGAGAGGACCCAATCCTTCTAAGCAAACGAGACTTCATATCTGGGTTCACCATTGTACATTGGATCGCAAAGCATGGTGACCATCGCGTCCTCAACACGCTTTTTTACGGAGTCGACAAGGTCGGGATGAACCTAGATGTTGACGCACAGACCTCTTGTGGGTATACGCCTCTTCACCTAGCGGCCATTCATGGACACAAGAAGCTTATTCGGCTACTTGTGCAAAAGTTCAAAGCTGACATGCGGATCAGGGACAGCAGTGGGAAAAGACCATGGCAGTACTTGAGTAAAGACGACAACCGAGAAATATTAGAACTCTTGGGTGCTCCAGAGAAAATAATGGGTCGTAGTCCAGGGATGCAAGGGTCTGCAGTAGGCCTGCCCACAAGACCTGCAACCGCAACGGTGAACGTTAAAAGGCATACGTCTATTGCTGCACTGTTTAAACACAAGTCTCACCTAAGAGTCACATCTAGTTCAGAAGATTTGTAG